The Papaver somniferum cultivar HN1 chromosome 6, ASM357369v1, whole genome shotgun sequence genome segment AATACTTATAGAAtcatcacaaaattggtcaaaaagaccaaaaccaacaattcctgggtgaaatagatttctagcttttgatactgtttatatggacaaaaatcagaaaaatactgtTCAATTAGCCAATTTGAATATTTCacccagaaaaaaaaatatcttttacctaaaataacccttaaccTTTGAAGAATCTGATGATGGTTGTTCGAACTGTGGATATGACTGAGATGGGTATGAATTCGATGAATCAGTAGAAGTTAGGGAGGAAATAGAGTTGTTGCTGCTAATTTTCATGGGTGAGTTCGATGGGTTTCTGAAATTGACGAGAAATGAAAGGAGACGTAAGTATTGGTTTGATTCTGTGAtgggaattagggttttttgTCCCCAAATTGAATTAGGATTCTCTGCAAACGATTCTGGTATAGTAGGAGTTTCTCTAGTTGGTGGTTAAATCGAAGAAGAATATGTTGATGGTGAAACCGATAGAGAGGGTTTGAAAAAGAATCAAGAAGAATACAGGGTTTGAGAAGTATTGAGAGCATTGTGCCGGTGATAagagaattagaagaagaagaagaagtgatggTTTTCGATTTGAGAGAAAACGATGAATTTGAAGTTCAGTGCTGAGATGATATGAGAAGATGGATTCGAGTAAACGATGAATTGGAGATGAATATGTTGTTATGGTGGCGATTCAGATGAAGTTTTGCTGATGGTGGAGTTCAGTTGATAGATGCATGTTAGAAATTATAGGGATTCGAATGTGCTGGTACTGATGCTGATGTTCATGGGTTTCAGTGGCTTGAGTTTGCTAGATAGATGACTCGAAATTGAAGCTGCAGTTGTTGGAATCAAAGATGGTGAATGAATGGTAAACTACAATGGTCTGgtttagatgtatgcttagggaGACTGCCTGAGATGGGTTTATGGTGAACAAGAGAGAGGGAATTTGGAATTATTGAATTACTGGCTTCTGatgttttgaggagttgcagctgTTGACTTGTGATGAAAAGATAGAAACTGAGAGAATAGTTACAGGGAAATGGTGGTGTTGATTGCAGCTTCTGTTGGTGATTTTGATGAGTTTGTAAATTGAAAAAGATTGGTGGTGTTGACTGAAGTGAATGCAGTGTGCAACTGGTGTTGGTTGGATGTATTGTGTGTTGGTTTGAGATTATACCGCTGGTGAAACCAAGAAGTGGGTGTGTTGAATTTGGCGACTAGATATTGGTGTTGTGTGCGGTATTGCAACTGCAATTAAATGTGAAGCTGAGGACTAGGAGTTGACGCAGAtaaacaacaatggttaaagCTCATTATTGAGCTGAGACATTTGTTGCAGGTGCAATGTTAGGGGAGTTAAGTTGGTTTTGCTGTTGCCGCAGCTGAGACAAGAAGAGAATGTGCTGGTAAAGATTGAGAAACTAGAAATGATTGCATAAGGTGGCAGTGATACTGAATGAATGGACCTGCTAGAGTTGGTTTGGATGTTGCTGGGAATGAGATGCAGTTAGGATGGACTACAAGTGCAATGAAGACATGATTTGTATCAGGAGTAATTGAGTTCAGGGAAGGACTGTATGAACTGCAGTCCGGTGATTGTGTGGTCGTTGCTGAGGAGAAAAGAAAGATAAGCATAGAGTTGGTTTGATCTGGAATTGAGAAGAAAATGGAGGTGAAAGTGTTTGTTCTGGTGGAATTGCAGCTAGAGACTCAAAGCAAGGGAAGTATGTACAATTTCAGGGAAGTGTGGTTGAGTTGTGGCAAGTACATGAAGGTCTGCAAGCTGAATGTGTGTTGCAACTagtatttgttttttgttttgacaCATTCAAAAAAGGTGTATCTTAATGACTTTTATTGGTTGTTTAATTGTACGTAGATTCTTTTCAATTTTTATGGTAAAAACTTGGATGAAACcattttcatcctgcatattctggaaaataatttttttgaccAGGGTGAAACTGGTTCCATCCTTCATATTCTGAAGAAATAAAAGACATATCCATCATGTACAAAGTCACAAAAACATTTTTTCCAGGATGAAACTAGTATCATCATGTATATTCTGCAAATGTAtctggtttcatcctgcatattctggaaaataaattctttggccagggtgaaactggtttcatccttcatattctaaagaaaaaaagacatataCATCCTGCAGAAAGTCACAAAAACATTTTTGTCAGGAAGAAACTAGTATCATCATGTATATTCTGCAAATGTACctggtttcatcctgcatattctgaGACAAGATTATGTGAAATTACTGACAACCGAAGTATAGGCTAGTTTAAGTAAAAACATTGCATATTTAATTGATTTACAATTATAATACATGCATTCACTATTAAATTCAAAGAAAGTTTTACAAACAAAAAACTTGAGTTTAAATTACTTCAATAGGATTTGTAGTAACCTATTTGTGAAACAACCTAATGACGTCAACGGTTTTAGTTATCGTTCAACTTCAAGCAACTGCATATGTTATAAACTTCATTTAGTTTCTTGTTTCTCCAACTTTTTTCATCTATTTTTCCAACCACGTTAACATCATGCATACTCCTTATGCTTGATTCACCATCCACGTTCACATCATTCCTATTCTTGGCTCTTACTTCAGCATTCTTCTTGCTTTTGCAACCTGCAACAATTTATATAGAAACTAGTTACCACCTTTTCTAAAGCTTTATAAAAACCACTTACATCATATATTAAATctagatgaaaaccagttacatCTTATGATATCACTGGATGAAAACTAGTTACATCCTATGTTATAACTGTTTGAAAACCAGTTTCTGCGTGTCAGCTTAGGAGATGTTATAAGAATCGCATTACCCGACTACATAATCACATTAAAAACTCACTCGAGCATTTTTCCAAACACGCTACAAACAAGTTTTACTATCGATGTATTTTTTTTTCAGggtaaaactggtttcatccttcatATTCTGAAAAAAATAAGATTTTTGGCCAGGGTGAAACTGATTTCATTCTTCATtttcggaagaaaaaaaaaactacagatTTTTGGCTagggtgaaactggtttcattctgCATATTATGACAAAAAAACATATCCACAAGCACACACTCtaacaaaaataattttggattggatgaaaccagtttcatcttctACTTTATTTCTGCATTCTTACAAACACCTGCTGAGCATGACTTCGATAATGGAGAATTAGCTTCTGCTTGTGATTTTTTTTGCTCATACAACACATATATAACCAAATGCAAACCATTTTCATCATATATTTATAACCATTAAGTTCATTACAACAACCAACTAAAACCAGTTAAATGAAACTAAAATTTCAACTAATTCAAAGAATAAACCATGTGGTacttaaaataaaatcaaaacaaaattagggtttgcaaaactTACGagttctatgagagatttcatgAAATCGATTGATTCTAATCCTAATTAGGATGTAAATCTTTCATACTGGAGTTGGTGTTGGTGTTTTGAAGACGACAGAGAAACCAATTTCAACGACGGTGTCTTCAATTTCAACTACAAAGATGATAATACTAGAGTTGATGATGTCTACAACgacgatgatattgttgatgtagTTGTTGGTAAGAAGGAGGAGAAGAAACAGGTTTAATGGTTGTGATTTGTGAAGGAGAAACACAAAGGAAAGAGGAAGAGagacaatggagagaaaaggaaaaAGGGTAGTTGCTTCTATTTCAATTAAAAGATTCCACTTTCCATTTGACATAGAAGAAATATCTAcctgtccatttgacccaggaaTAATACACTTTTGGCTAAATAGCCCATTTTCTGTAGAATCATTAACGTGCTTAGTAGAAGAGATCGAACAATAGGGTATTGGACACCGGGGGTTGGATTTTCAAGAAGCCTAAATAAAAATGCCATGGAAAAAAACTATTCAGCAGATGCTTATGACCTGGCCGCTGTTACATGGCCAGGAGGGTCCAAAGTGACTCCAAAATAACAATGACTATAAGAGTCCCTTACAAAACTGGTTTTGCCGAATTCATGAATACAAACCGTGATAAAAAAAATGGACTCGTGGAACGTGATTGGCTTTTCAAAAGATGTGTTTGAATACGTGATGCAGGGATTGCCATACGCgtattgttgaagaataaaccaagatactatgaagaagacagaagggatcaacaagagttgttgacaCATGGTATGGTATCTAGAAGTTTACTTGGATtacaagtattactggttttagaGTTTGTTTACGTAATAGTTTTCTAGAAgtgtctttgttagagtttgattaagtTAGGAAAGTGTTTttccttgagagtcaagtttgttaatcatataaataggctgttgagccatgagtcgaaatacatcaattgAAGAGAGTTTTTTTGAGTTAATCTTGTGTTAAgtttttcattaagtctttgatatcagattttctacatctggtatcagagcactggtaTCTGATTATAGAGCTGTGGGTATGAGAAgttaagttgaagaagatgacaaGTTTAAGTTCAATCAAGGTGTCGCTGTTTGAAGGTAAAAACATTGAACACTGGAGGTTGCATATGGAGAATATATTCATATTCCAAGAGGTTTGGGATATTGTGAAGGATGGTTATGTAGAACCAGCAGAAGGAGCTGTAGCTGAAGGAGCTGTGCAAACTCTATTGAATGACAACAGAAAGAAGAATTCTAAAGCtacatatattcttcatcaaggagttcatgaatctctcatggaCAGAGTTATCTACATTAAGCAAGCTAAAGCAGCATGGGATGGCTTAGTTAGCTACTACACAGGGTCTGATAAGGTCAAGAAtgttagattgcaaaccctaaagaGAACGTATGAATTATTACAGATGGATAGTACTGAAACAATATCAGATTTTTTCTCAAAGATTTTGAATCTTGTCAATGAGGTGAAAGCTAATGGTGATACTGTAGAAGATTCAGCAGTTGTTGAGAAAATATTAAGAAGTTTGTCTGAAAAATTTGAATCAAAGGTGACTGCTATAGAAGAGTGTAACACTGTTTCAACTATGACTCTTAATGAGTTATTGGGTTCATTACAAGCCTATGAACAAAGATTTCTAGAGAAGACAGTTGctgcaaaacaagttgaagaagcACTTCAAAGTCAAGTTAGCTGGAGAAACAACCAAGGAAAACCTAATGCTGGTAGGTTTCAAGGAAGATATAACAATGGTGGAAGATCTAATACTGGAAATTATCAAAGAAAACCAGTTGATAGATCAAAAAATTCAGTGTTACAACTGTGGAGATTTTGGACACTTTACTACATAATGcccaaaacctaaaaacactactGAAAATAAGTATAAAGCAAATTTCAAAGCCAATATTGCTgaaagtcaagaagaagaagaagaagaaacagaggaGCAGAAGACTGAAAACATGTTACTAGCATGTTATACACCGGAAGAACAACCTCAACTTAAGTGGTACTTGGATACAGGTTGCAGCAATCATATGTGTGGCAGAAAAGATTTGTTTGAAAGCTTGGATGAGTCTGTAAGATCAACAGTGAAGTTTGGAAATAGTTCAACTATTTCCAGTTAtgggaaaaggaagaatatgaattgTTCTCAAGAATGGTTCTAAAGCATACATCATGGATGTATTTTATGTTCTAGGTTTACATCAAAACTTGCTAAGTATGGGTCAATTGTCTGAAAGAGGATATTCTATgaatatttataatggtttatgcttcatcagagatagaagaagaagattgatagCAAGGGTGGAGATGACTAGAAACAGATTAATTCCTTTGAATATTCAACATCAAAAGGAAAGTTGTTACAGTAGCAAGGTTTATGATGATTCTTGGTTATGACATATGAGGTTAGGACATGTGaactttaacagtttgcaaacttttgcaaagaaggagatggtgtcAGGCTTACCCTTTATTAAGGTACCATAATCAAGATGTGAAAATTGCATCTTTGGCAAGCAGCACATAGATCCATTCCCAGTCAACAAAGCCAGAAGAGCTGATCAACAATTGGAGATTGTTCATAGTGATCTGTGTGGTCCTATTGAAGTAACttcacatggaggtaataattattttataactttcattgatgattttagtagaaagGCATGGGTTTATTTGCTTAAACAAAAGAATGATGCATTTCAAGCTTTTAGAAGTTTCAAAACTTATGCTGAGAAACAAATTGGTAAGAGTATTAAAATTCTGAGAACTGATAGAGGAAAAGAATATATTGTTTTTGACAAGTTTATGGCATTCAACATCAATTAACTCcaagatatacaccacaacagaatggagttgcagaaaggaagaatagaaccataatggagatggaaagaactataagaagaacaaaagatttaccaaagaATTTTTGGGGTTATGCAGTTGACATAACTGTGTATTTACTCAACATATGTCCTACAAATAGTTTAAATAATATGAGACCAGAAGAAGCTTGGAGAGGTTCAAGACCTAGTGTAAGACATCTGAAAGTTTTTGGGTGCACTGCATATGTACATGTACCTAAAGAACTTAGAAAGAAATTGGATGACAAGAGTGAAAAGTGTATTCTAGTTGGTTATAGTTCAGTAACCAAAGGATATAAGTTGTTTAATCCAGAAACTGGTAAAGTTATTACAAGAAGAGATGTGATCTTTGATGAAAATTCACAATGGGATTGGAATACTAGATCAACAAATAATGTTGATCCACATCCTGGTTCAACAATGAATGTTGATCCACATACTGGATCAACAAGGAATATTGATCCCCCAGCTGCTGTCAGAACGGTTCtaattgttgttgaagaagaagtacaAACTCAAGAGAATGTTGAGGAACATCATGAAGAAGCAGTAACAGAAACAATACcacaacaagaaactataagaccaagaagaaaatatatcttACCTGCTAGGTTACATGATTATGTTTtatcaagagatgatgaagaaACTAATGATGATATAGTGAACTTTGCATTATTTGGAGATTGTTATCCTGTGGCTTATGAAGAAGCTTCTaaagaacaaggttggattcaagcTATGAATGAATAATTGGGAtcaattgagaagaataataCTTGGGAATTAACAACACTTCCACCAGGTAAGAAGCCTATTGGTGTTAAGTgggtttacaaaataaaatacaagtcaaatggtGAAAAAGAAAGACTGAAAGCAAGGTTAGTTGCTAAGGGTTATAAACAGAGACAAGGAGTTGATTATTCAGAAGTATTTGCACTAGTTGCAAGACTTGATACAGTAAGGATGATCATTGCTTTAGCTGCACAAAAGCATTGGAATATAtttcagatggatgtgaagtCAGCATTCTTGAATGGAGTATTGGAAAAAAAAGTTTATGTAGAGCAACCAACTGGATACATTATGGAAGGAAAGGAGAATGAAGCATATAAGATAAACAAAgttttgtatggtttgaaacaagcaccaagagcttggtatacaagaatagattcttattttcttaagaaagggatttacaagatgtccacatgagcatactCTATACTTGAAATATGACACTCTTGGCAATCATATTATAGtatgtttgtatgtggatgatctcatatttactggaaatagttctgagatgatcaaagaattcagggaggatatggtgaaggagtttgagatgacagatcttggtttgatgtcatattttcttggtattgaagtacaaaaaaatgaaagaggaatttttattaatcaacaaaggtatgctgaaggaattttgaagcgtttcaagatggataattgtaatTCAATTATAACACCAGTAGAAGAAAGACTGAAGTTGATAAAAGATGGATCAGGAGAGCTTGTGAATTAAACAGAGTTTAAAGGTCTTGTTGGATGTTTAGGATATCTGACTGCTACAAGACCTGACATCATGTATGCAGTTGGATTGGTTAGCAGATTTATGGAAGAACCCAGAAAATCAcatttacaagctgcaaaacgTATTCTGAGATATGTTAGAGGAACAACCAGTATTGGAATTCTCTATAATATTTCAGAAGATCCAAAACTAGTTGGTTTTACTGATAGTGATTGGCTGGTGATGCAGAAGGAAGAAGCACATCAAGTTATGGATTTCAGTTAGGAACtggttttttctcttggtcatcaaagaagcAACAAGTTGTTGCATTATCTACAACAGAAGCTGAGTATATAGCTGCTAGTAATTGTGCTACACGAGCTGTATGGCTAAGAATGATGTTGAAGTCATTGTTTCAAGAACAGAAGACACTAACAATAATAGTTTGTGATAACAAGTCTACAATTTCATTAACTAAGAATCATATGCTTCATGGAAGAAGTAAGCATATTGATATTAAGTATCATTACATTAGAGAACTTGTCAGCAACAAGGAGATAGCTGTGGAGTTTGTTGAGAGTGAAGAGCAAGTAgcagatattttcaccaagtctttgaagtctaacactttcatttacttgcgtggaaagttgggaatgattagcaaagagtatcttggtttaagggaggatgttgaagaataaaccaagatactatgaataagacagaagggatcaacaagagttgttgacgcATGGTACGGTATTTAGAAGTCTACTTGGATtacaagtattactggttttagaGTTTGTTTACGTAAAAGTTTTCTAGAAGTGTCTTTGTTAAAGTTTGATTAAGTTAGGAAAGTGTTTttccttgagagtcaagtttgttaatcatataaataggttgttgagccatgagtcgaaatacatcaattgAAGAGAGTTTGTTTGAGTTATTCTTGTGTTAAGTTTTTCATTAAGCCTTTGATATCAAATTTTCTACACGTAAGATTATGTCCCATATGAGATAGATGGAGTTTCAGCAGGAAACTACACTAATCTAACTTATTGTGTCTACAAGAAGGTGAACATACAGTGCGCTATATTTGTTAAACGCTCATACGATATCCATTTACCATACGTGTTTTGAGAACCATAATTTTTAGCTTTACTTAGTAGCTTTGGTTTTATTTATAATTAAACAAATGATGTGAAAACATGCAGCAATTGCCGTCGTGGGGATGTGACTATCGTTGCTAATAGATCAAGATATGTAGAGTTTAGTAAGCCATATACAGAATTTGGAGTTCAGATGATAATACTAGAAACCAACAAACACCTCACTCGTAGGCCCTGGTGGTTTCTAAGGCCTTGGTCAAAGGATCTCTGGTTTACAACCATCGCATTCTTCCTGTCAACTGGATTTTCTATTTGGATATTTGAGAAAGGTAAAAACTCTGAATTCCAATGACCATTATCACAACAGTTAGGGAAATATCTCTCCTTTAgcttttcaatttttgtttttgcacATAGTAAGTATATATTCAAATGGTCTATTGCAAGTTTTACTTTTTGCGTTAATTATTTGTGTGACTTATTATGTGCGCGCTTCGTGTTTTCCAGAAGAAAAACTTGAAAGCAACTACTCTAGATTCATTGTGAGCATATGGAGCTTTGTGGTGTACATCCTAATGGGTTGCTTTCTTGCAAGTCTATCATCTATGTTAACGATCGAGAATCTTCCAACTGGTATAGTTACTGGATCGGTAGGGTACCAAAGTGGATCATTTGTGCAGGGACTCTTGAGAGATTTATGATATCACCCCTCAAAGTTCATTCCACTCACTACAGCAGATGAGTACGCCAATGCTCTCAAGAATGGAAGCGTTTCTGCAATCTACGATGAGATACCTTACATTAAAGTCTTCATGAAACAGTATTGCAGTGAGTTCACAGTTGCTGGACCTATATATCCAGCCGGAGGTTTCGGCTTTGTATGTACTTCTCCCTTCCCTTAAACTTCCAAGTATAGTACATCATAGTTAATCATAGCTCTAATTTTTAAAGGAAGCTTtggaatcaaaatcaaattctgaAATGTAACTTCTTCTTTATGTCAAACAGAACAGTAAATCTTTGTTAGgttgatatttttttcatttgCTCTTGAAACGACAAggtaagaagatgaagattttgtatattcCCAAAGCTTGAGTACAAGACCGGATATCCCAGTGTCTAAATAGGCCTAATACGCCTTTACAAATATGGCGAGAAGATTTTGCTAAATTGATATCATTCCTAACATACAAGATTCTAATTAACTACCGTGTATACAAAAATATACATGTGAATCCCTTAATACTTCCCCTCAAGTTGGAACATGGAGATCCCGAATGCCCAACTTGTGAAGA includes the following:
- the LOC113291839 gene encoding uncharacterized protein LOC113291839 produces the protein MTSLSSIKVSLFEGKNIEHWRLHMENIFIFQEVWDIVKDGYVEPAEGAVAEGAVQTLLNDNRKKNSKATYILHQGVHESLMDRVIYIKQAKAAWDGLVSYYTGSDKVKNVRLQTLKRTYELLQMDSTETISDFFSKILNLVNEVKANGDTVEDSAVVEKILRSLSEKFESKVTAIEECNTVSTMTLNELLGSLQAYEQRFLEKTVAAKQVEEALQSQVSWRNNQGKPNAANIAESQEEEEEETEEQKTENMLLACYTPEEQPQLKWYLDTGCSNHMCGRKDLFESLDESVRSTVKFGNSSTISSYGKRKNMNCSQEWF